The following proteins come from a genomic window of Mycobacterium sp. DL:
- a CDS encoding DUF3040 domain-containing protein encodes MPLSEHEQRMLDQIESALYAEDPKFASSVRGGTLRAPSTRRRLQGAALFVLGLAMLISGVAFKATMIGSFPILSVIGFIVMFGAVVYAITGPRGGGKGEAPADTAAPRQKRTKGGGGSFTSRMEDRFRKRFDE; translated from the coding sequence ATGCCACTCTCCGAACACGAGCAGCGCATGCTCGACCAGATCGAGAGCGCGCTCTACGCCGAGGACCCCAAGTTCGCGTCCAGCGTTCGTGGCGGAACTCTGCGAGCACCGTCAACACGGCGCCGGCTACAGGGTGCTGCCCTGTTCGTGCTGGGGCTGGCGATGCTGATCTCCGGTGTGGCGTTCAAGGCCACCATGATCGGGAGTTTCCCCATCCTGTCCGTCATCGGCTTCATCGTGATGTTCGGTGCGGTGGTGTACGCGATCACCGGGCCCAGGGGCGGCGGAAAAGGGGAAGCGCCTGCCGACACTGCGGCGCCGCGGCAGAAGCGGACCAAGGGCGGCGGCGGCTCGTTCACCAGCCGCA
- a CDS encoding N-acetyltransferase, which yields MATTLIELSPSDMAHRLSDALAVYVDAMRYPRGTEDQRASMWLEHTRRRGWKAVAALDCTEGNGETSMATAPLLGVAYGYCGAPDQWWQQQVVAGLRRSGAGQDRIANLMNNYFELTELHILPSAQGRGLGEALARRLLGDRGEQHVLLSTPEINGEANRAWRLYRRLGFTDIIRGYHFAGDPRAFAILGRSLPL from the coding sequence TTGGCGACGACTCTGATCGAACTGTCGCCAAGCGATATGGCGCACCGGCTCAGCGATGCGCTGGCGGTGTATGTCGACGCCATGCGGTACCCGCGCGGAACCGAGGATCAGCGTGCGTCGATGTGGCTCGAGCACACCCGCCGACGCGGCTGGAAAGCCGTCGCCGCCCTCGACTGCACGGAGGGAAACGGCGAGACGTCGATGGCCACGGCCCCGTTGCTCGGCGTCGCCTACGGCTACTGCGGTGCCCCCGATCAATGGTGGCAGCAGCAGGTGGTGGCCGGTCTGCGGCGCAGCGGTGCAGGTCAGGACCGTATCGCGAACCTGATGAACAACTACTTCGAACTGACCGAACTCCACATCCTCCCGAGCGCGCAGGGCCGCGGACTGGGTGAAGCCCTGGCGCGGCGACTGCTCGGCGACCGCGGAGAACAGCACGTCCTGCTGTCCACCCCCGAGATCAACGGAGAGGCGAACCGAGCGTGGCGGCTGTACCGGCGCCTCGGCTTCACCGACATCATCCGCGGCTACCACTTCGCGGGCGATCCCCGGGCGTTCGCGATCCTGGGTCGCTCTCTCCCGTTGTAG
- a CDS encoding DUF3153 domain-containing protein, producing the protein MPTRHRTRKRLLALVLLLLVVAPSLIGCVRIRTSLTVSTDDRVSGQIVAAAIPRDADDKGPQLLNSLPFAQKVAVSEYSRDDYVGTQAVFSDLTFAELPQLASMNRDAAGVDISLRRAGDLVILEGRADLTSLSDPEADVSLSVSFPGEVTSTNGDQISTEIVEWTLRPGVVSTMNAQARYTDPSARSFAGAAIWLGVGSFLVAAIIGALAYTSRDRSPRLGEPQDQPQ; encoded by the coding sequence GTGCCGACCCGTCACCGCACCCGCAAGCGCCTCCTCGCACTGGTGTTGCTGCTGTTGGTGGTGGCGCCATCACTGATCGGCTGCGTACGGATCAGGACGTCACTGACCGTCTCCACCGACGACCGGGTATCGGGTCAGATCGTCGCCGCGGCAATCCCCCGCGACGCCGACGACAAGGGTCCGCAACTGCTCAACAGCCTGCCGTTCGCGCAGAAAGTCGCCGTCTCCGAGTACAGCCGCGACGACTACGTGGGCACCCAGGCGGTGTTCTCCGACCTCACCTTCGCCGAACTGCCCCAACTGGCGAGCATGAACCGGGACGCGGCCGGTGTCGACATCTCGTTGCGGCGCGCCGGCGACCTGGTCATCCTCGAAGGCCGCGCGGACCTGACCTCGCTCAGCGACCCCGAGGCCGACGTGTCGCTGAGCGTCTCGTTTCCCGGTGAGGTGACCTCGACCAACGGAGATCAGATCTCCACCGAGATCGTCGAGTGGACACTCCGGCCGGGTGTGGTCAGCACGATGAACGCCCAGGCGCGCTACACCGATCCCAGCGCGCGGTCGTTCGCCGGTGCGGCTATCTGGCTGGGGGTGGGATCGTTCCTGGTCGCAGCCATCATCGGCGCACTCGCCTACACGAGCCGGGATCGCTCCCCGCGACTCGGTGAACCGCAGGATCAGCCGCAGTAG
- the idsA2 gene encoding bifunctional (2E,6E)-farnesyl/geranyl diphosphate synthase, whose protein sequence is MDAAAPSAVELAAAVNEQLRDYLRERRRDAAYIGADYAVLTEAVEEFVLRGGKRLRPAFAYWGWRAVAGTEPGPEVLKLFSALELLHACALVHDDVIDASATRRGLPTVHRIFSERHRSNNWQGSPEQFGLSSAILLGDLALVWADDIIASAAIDADAHRRVQRVWAAIRTEVLGGQYLDIVAESSGAETVASALTVNIYKTASYTISRPLQLGAAAAADCPEILEAFHELGTGLGVAFQLRDDVLGVFGDPAVTGKPSGDDLRSGKRTVLLAEAIELAEKHDPDGARLLRTSVGTDLTDAQVKDLCQVIESVGALAAVEGRIDTLTRRALDILDAAPVDLQAKAGLAELARLAANRTA, encoded by the coding sequence GTGGATGCAGCGGCACCGTCGGCCGTCGAGCTGGCTGCGGCCGTCAATGAACAGCTGCGGGACTATCTCCGCGAGCGCCGCCGCGATGCCGCGTACATCGGTGCGGACTACGCGGTGCTGACCGAGGCCGTCGAAGAATTTGTCCTTCGCGGCGGGAAACGCCTCCGCCCGGCCTTCGCCTACTGGGGCTGGCGCGCGGTAGCGGGCACCGAGCCGGGCCCCGAGGTGCTCAAGCTGTTCTCGGCGCTGGAACTGCTGCACGCGTGTGCGCTCGTGCACGACGACGTCATCGACGCCTCCGCCACCAGGCGCGGGCTGCCGACCGTGCACCGGATCTTCAGCGAACGGCACCGTAGCAACAACTGGCAGGGCTCGCCGGAGCAGTTCGGCCTGTCCTCGGCAATACTCCTGGGCGACCTGGCACTGGTCTGGGCCGACGACATCATCGCCTCGGCCGCGATCGACGCCGACGCCCACCGGCGGGTGCAACGGGTGTGGGCGGCCATCCGCACCGAGGTTCTCGGCGGGCAGTACCTAGACATCGTCGCCGAGTCCAGCGGTGCGGAGACGGTCGCATCGGCCCTGACCGTCAACATCTACAAGACCGCTTCCTACACGATCTCGCGCCCACTGCAGCTCGGCGCCGCCGCCGCCGCAGACTGCCCCGAGATCCTCGAGGCCTTCCACGAACTCGGTACCGGCCTGGGAGTGGCGTTCCAGCTGCGCGACGACGTCCTGGGGGTGTTCGGCGACCCCGCCGTGACCGGCAAACCCTCCGGCGATGACCTGCGATCCGGCAAACGCACCGTGCTCCTGGCCGAGGCCATCGAGCTCGCCGAGAAGCACGACCCGGACGGGGCCCGGCTGCTTCGCACCTCCGTCGGCACCGATCTGACCGATGCACAGGTCAAGGACCTCTGCCAGGTGATCGAGTCGGTGGGCGCGCTCGCCGCCGTCGAGGGCAGGATCGACACGCTGACCCGCCGGGCGCTCGACATCCTCGACGCCGCACCGGTCGATCTCCAGGCCAAGGCGGGACTTGCCGAACTCGCAAGATTGGCCGCGAACCGGACCGCCTAG
- a CDS encoding alpha-(1->6)-mannopyranosyltransferase A, translated as MTTPAPAQVPRIGLSERFSQRVVPRFTRFRDFTLSSDARPALVGALGAVLITVGGLGAGSTRLHDPLLESMHMSWLRFGHGLVLSSLLLWGGVALMLVAWLWLGRRVIDRTATEYTMVATTGFWLTPLLLSVPVFSRDTYSYLAQGALLRDGFDPYVVGPIDNPNSLLDNVSPIWTTTTAPYGPAFILVAKFVTMLVGNDVVAGTMLLRLCMLPGLALLIWAAPKVARHVGANGAAALWICVLNPLVLIHLMGGVHNEMLMVGLMMAGIALCFRGHPVSGIALIAVAVAVKATAGLALPFMVWVWARRLRDRRGHSSVKAFVLATAGSTLIFVAVFAILSLAAGVGLGWLTALAGSVKIINWLTVPTATANLINAVVGLFVPVNFYAVLETTRIIGILTIAISAPLLWWRFRRTDRDALMGIALLMGVVVLFVPAALPWYYTWPLAVVAALAQSRRAIALIAALSTWIMVIWNPDGAHGMYSWVRVLMALACAAGAWYWVTRTDPATETDVSRPSPERDEPPHGPDANAAHQPGGH; from the coding sequence ATGACGACGCCAGCGCCGGCCCAGGTCCCGAGAATCGGCCTGTCAGAACGTTTTTCGCAACGCGTAGTACCGCGGTTCACCCGTTTCAGGGACTTCACCCTGTCGTCGGACGCCCGACCCGCACTGGTGGGAGCACTCGGCGCGGTGCTGATCACCGTCGGCGGACTCGGTGCGGGCAGCACCCGTCTGCACGATCCGCTCCTCGAGTCGATGCACATGTCCTGGCTGCGGTTCGGACACGGACTCGTGCTGTCGTCGCTGCTGCTGTGGGGCGGCGTGGCGCTGATGCTGGTGGCCTGGCTGTGGTTGGGGCGCCGGGTCATCGACCGCACCGCCACCGAATACACGATGGTCGCCACCACCGGCTTCTGGCTGACCCCGCTGCTGCTGAGCGTTCCGGTGTTCAGCCGCGACACCTATTCGTATCTGGCTCAGGGCGCATTGCTGCGCGACGGGTTCGACCCTTACGTCGTCGGGCCGATCGACAATCCGAACTCGTTGCTGGACAACGTGAGTCCGATCTGGACGACGACCACCGCGCCATACGGCCCGGCGTTCATCCTGGTCGCGAAGTTCGTCACGATGCTGGTCGGCAACGACGTCGTCGCCGGGACGATGCTGCTGCGGCTGTGCATGCTCCCGGGCCTGGCGCTGCTGATCTGGGCGGCCCCCAAGGTGGCCCGCCACGTCGGCGCGAACGGAGCGGCCGCGCTGTGGATCTGCGTGTTGAACCCGCTGGTGCTCATCCACCTGATGGGCGGCGTGCACAACGAGATGCTGATGGTCGGCTTGATGATGGCCGGCATCGCCCTGTGCTTCCGCGGTCACCCGGTATCGGGCATCGCCCTGATCGCTGTCGCGGTGGCGGTGAAAGCGACGGCGGGTCTGGCCCTTCCGTTCATGGTGTGGGTGTGGGCCCGCAGACTGCGGGATCGCCGTGGCCACTCATCGGTCAAGGCATTCGTACTGGCCACGGCCGGGTCGACACTGATCTTCGTCGCGGTGTTCGCGATCTTGTCCCTGGCGGCCGGGGTCGGCCTGGGCTGGCTCACCGCACTCGCCGGGTCGGTCAAGATCATCAACTGGCTGACGGTGCCCACCGCGACGGCGAACCTGATCAACGCAGTCGTCGGCCTGTTCGTACCGGTGAACTTCTATGCGGTGCTCGAGACCACCCGCATCATCGGGATCCTCACCATCGCGATCTCGGCACCGTTGCTGTGGTGGCGGTTTCGGCGCACCGACCGGGACGCGCTGATGGGGATCGCACTGCTGATGGGGGTGGTGGTGCTCTTCGTGCCCGCAGCACTGCCCTGGTACTACACCTGGCCGCTCGCGGTGGTCGCCGCACTGGCACAGTCGCGGCGCGCGATTGCGCTGATCGCCGCGCTGTCGACGTGGATCATGGTGATCTGGAACCCCGACGGGGCACACGGAATGTACTCGTGGGTCCGCGTGCTGATGGCTCTGGCGTGTGCCGCAGGAGCGTGGTACTGGGTCACCAGAACCGACCCGGCGACCGAGACGGACGTCAGTAGGCCATCGCCTGAGCGCGACGAACCACCTCACGGGCCTGATGCGAACGCAGCGCATCAACCGGGCGGGCATTAG
- a CDS encoding Rv2175c family DNA-binding protein — protein sequence MSSIPTADDVLDPDESVYDLPTVAGLLGVPVTKVHQQLRDRHLLAVRRAGTVVIPKVFFDESGHVIKSLPGLLVVLHDGGYEDTEIVRWLFTPDPSLTITRDGSTEQQANARPVDALRSHQAREVVRRAQAMAY from the coding sequence GTGAGCAGCATTCCGACTGCCGATGACGTCCTTGACCCCGACGAGTCCGTGTACGACCTGCCCACAGTGGCGGGTCTGCTCGGTGTTCCGGTGACCAAGGTGCATCAGCAATTACGAGACCGACACCTTCTCGCGGTTCGCCGGGCCGGCACCGTGGTGATACCCAAGGTGTTCTTCGACGAGTCCGGGCACGTGATCAAGAGTCTGCCCGGCCTACTGGTCGTTCTCCACGACGGCGGGTACGAGGACACCGAGATCGTCCGGTGGCTCTTCACCCCGGATCCGTCGCTGACGATCACCCGCGACGGGTCCACCGAGCAGCAGGCTAATGCCCGCCCGGTTGATGCGCTGCGTTCGCATCAGGCCCGTGAGGTGGTTCGTCGCGCTCAGGCGATGGCCTACTGA
- a CDS encoding protein kinase: MCAMETSQHSDPLTGAVLDGRYRVDTLIATGGMSGVYRGLDLRLDRPVALKVMDSRYAGDEHFLTRFQREARAVARLKDPGLVAVYDQGIDGRHPFLVMELIEGGTLRELLRERGPMPPHAVAAVLRPVLGGLAVAHEAGLVHRDIKPENVLISDVGEVKIADFGLVRAVAEAKITSTSVILGTAAYLSPEQVSTGDTDSRGDVYSVGVLVYELLTGVTPFAGDTTLAVAYQRMDHDVAPPSSVIGGVPRQFDELVSRATARDPAQRFADAAEMLDQLEVIARELGLPHFRVPAPRNSAAHDSAMAPVESHSSADATEHLGKPRGAAPVSRQTRAFTRDELPADELDPDDEYQPPAERFAGIELAEFDWARQRARRVLFFWVVAVITLAGLAAAGAWTVGTNLSVLL; the protein is encoded by the coding sequence ATGTGTGCGATGGAGACCAGCCAGCACTCAGACCCGCTCACGGGTGCCGTGCTGGACGGCCGGTACCGGGTGGACACGTTGATCGCCACCGGCGGCATGTCCGGGGTGTACCGCGGACTGGATCTGCGGTTGGACCGCCCGGTGGCGCTGAAGGTCATGGACTCCCGCTACGCCGGCGACGAACACTTCCTGACCCGCTTCCAGCGTGAAGCGCGGGCGGTGGCCCGGCTGAAGGATCCCGGGCTGGTCGCGGTGTACGACCAGGGCATCGATGGTCGGCATCCGTTTCTGGTGATGGAGCTGATCGAGGGAGGCACGCTGCGGGAGTTGCTCCGCGAACGCGGCCCGATGCCCCCGCATGCCGTGGCCGCGGTGCTGCGGCCGGTGCTCGGCGGCCTGGCCGTGGCGCACGAGGCGGGGCTGGTACATCGCGACATCAAGCCCGAGAACGTTCTGATCAGTGATGTCGGCGAGGTCAAGATCGCCGACTTCGGACTGGTTCGCGCGGTCGCCGAAGCCAAGATCACCTCGACCAGTGTGATTCTGGGCACCGCGGCGTACCTCTCACCTGAACAGGTGAGCACGGGCGACACGGACTCGCGCGGCGACGTGTACTCGGTCGGCGTCCTGGTCTACGAGCTGCTGACCGGCGTCACGCCGTTCGCCGGGGACACCACGTTGGCGGTGGCGTACCAGCGAATGGACCACGACGTCGCACCGCCCAGCTCCGTGATCGGCGGCGTGCCAAGGCAGTTCGACGAACTCGTGAGTCGCGCGACCGCGCGGGATCCGGCACAGCGGTTCGCCGACGCCGCCGAGATGCTCGACCAACTCGAGGTGATCGCGCGGGAACTCGGCCTGCCGCACTTCCGGGTCCCTGCCCCACGCAACTCCGCGGCGCACGACTCCGCGATGGCGCCCGTGGAATCCCACAGCTCCGCTGACGCCACCGAACACCTCGGCAAGCCCCGCGGCGCCGCGCCTGTGAGCCGCCAGACCCGGGCGTTCACCCGTGACGAGCTGCCGGCCGACGAGCTCGACCCCGACGACGAATACCAGCCCCCCGCAGAGCGATTCGCCGGTATCGAGCTGGCGGAGTTCGACTGGGCGCGGCAGCGGGCCAGACGGGTGCTGTTCTTCTGGGTGGTCGCGGTGATCACGCTGGCCGGCCTGGCCGCCGCGGGGGCGTGGACGGTCGGCACCAACTTGAGCGTGCTGCTGTAG
- a CDS encoding 3-deoxy-7-phosphoheptulonate synthase class II, whose protein sequence is MNWTVDVPIDQLPDLPPLPEDLRQRLDAALARPALQQPGWPADQAKAMRTVLESVPPVTVPSEIERLKSQLADVAQGKAFLLQGGDCAETFVDNTEPHIRANIRTLLQMAVVLTYGASMPVVKVARIAGQYAKPRSADIDALGLKSYRGDMINGFAPDASVRDHDASRLVRAYANASAAMNLVRALTSSGMASLQKVHDWNREFVRTSPAGARYEALAGEIDRGLRFMSACGVDDRNLQTAEIYASHEALVLDYERAMLRMDAEAEGGPKLYDLSAHYVWIGERTRQLDGAHVAFAEVIANPIGVKIGPTTSPELAVEYVERLDPHHVPGRLTLVSRMGNGKVRDVLPPIIEKVQASGHQVIWQCDPMHGNTHESSTGYKTRHFDRIVDEVQGFFEVHHALGTHPGGIHVEITGENVTECLGGAQDISDTDLAGRYETACDPRLNTQQSLELAFLVAEMLRD, encoded by the coding sequence GTGAACTGGACCGTCGACGTACCCATCGACCAGCTGCCGGATCTTCCGCCGCTGCCCGAGGATCTGCGGCAACGGCTGGACGCGGCGCTCGCCCGGCCGGCTCTGCAGCAGCCGGGTTGGCCCGCTGATCAGGCGAAGGCGATGCGGACGGTGCTGGAGAGCGTTCCGCCTGTCACGGTGCCGTCGGAGATCGAGCGGCTCAAGTCGCAACTCGCCGACGTCGCGCAGGGTAAGGCGTTCCTGCTGCAGGGCGGCGACTGCGCCGAGACGTTCGTCGACAACACCGAACCCCACATCCGCGCCAACATCCGCACGCTGCTTCAGATGGCGGTGGTGTTGACCTACGGCGCCAGCATGCCGGTGGTCAAGGTGGCGCGGATCGCCGGCCAGTACGCCAAGCCCCGTTCGGCCGACATCGACGCGCTGGGTCTGAAGTCCTACCGCGGCGACATGATCAACGGGTTCGCGCCCGACGCCTCGGTGCGCGATCACGATGCGTCCCGACTGGTTCGCGCCTACGCCAACGCCAGTGCCGCCATGAACCTGGTGCGCGCGCTGACCTCGTCGGGGATGGCGTCGCTGCAGAAGGTGCACGACTGGAACCGGGAGTTCGTCAGGACATCGCCGGCGGGGGCACGGTACGAGGCGCTGGCCGGAGAGATCGACCGCGGGCTGCGATTCATGAGCGCCTGCGGTGTCGATGACCGCAACCTGCAGACCGCCGAGATCTACGCCAGCCACGAGGCGCTGGTCCTCGACTACGAGCGCGCGATGCTGAGGATGGATGCTGAGGCGGAGGGCGGCCCGAAGCTCTACGACCTGTCGGCGCACTACGTGTGGATCGGCGAGCGCACCCGTCAACTCGATGGCGCGCACGTGGCGTTCGCCGAGGTGATCGCCAACCCGATCGGGGTGAAGATCGGCCCGACGACCTCGCCGGAGTTGGCGGTCGAGTACGTGGAGCGACTCGACCCCCACCACGTGCCCGGCCGGCTCACGCTGGTCAGTCGGATGGGTAACGGCAAGGTGCGCGACGTGCTGCCGCCCATCATCGAGAAGGTCCAGGCCTCCGGGCATCAGGTCATCTGGCAGTGCGACCCGATGCACGGCAACACCCATGAGTCCTCCACCGGATACAAGACCCGGCACTTCGACCGCATCGTCGACGAAGTCCAGGGGTTCTTCGAGGTGCACCATGCGCTGGGCACCCACCCCGGCGGCATCCACGTCGAGATCACCGGCGAGAACGTCACGGAGTGTCTCGGTGGCGCGCAGGACATCTCGGACACCGACCTGGCGGGTCGCTACGAGACGGCCTGCGATCCGCGGCTGAACACCCAGCAGTCGTTGGAGTTGGCGTTCCTGGTCGCGGAGATGCTGCGCGACTGA
- a CDS encoding polyadenylate-specific 3'-exoribonuclease AS → MRYFYDTEFIDNGYTIELISIGVAAEDGREYYAISTEFNPERAGSWVRKHVLPKLPSPASQLWRSRRQIRADLEDFFGIDGDESIELWAWVGAYDHVVLCQLWGPMTDLPPAIPRFTRELRQFWEERGSPRMPPRPRDAHDALVDAKHNLHRFRLMTTGEAPLHG, encoded by the coding sequence GTGCGGTACTTCTACGACACGGAATTCATCGACAACGGCTACACCATCGAGTTGATCTCGATCGGTGTGGCCGCCGAGGACGGCCGTGAATACTATGCGATCTCAACAGAGTTCAATCCCGAGCGGGCGGGCAGCTGGGTGCGTAAGCATGTGCTGCCGAAACTGCCGTCGCCGGCCTCGCAGCTGTGGCGCTCGCGCCGACAGATACGGGCCGACCTCGAGGACTTCTTCGGAATCGACGGGGACGAATCGATCGAGCTGTGGGCGTGGGTGGGGGCCTACGACCACGTGGTCCTCTGTCAACTGTGGGGTCCGATGACCGATCTACCGCCGGCGATACCCCGTTTCACCCGCGAGTTGCGTCAGTTCTGGGAGGAGCGCGGAAGCCCTCGAATGCCCCCGCGGCCCCGCGATGCCCACGACGCCCTCGTCGACGCGAAGCACAACCTGCATCGATTCCGCCTGATGACGACGGGGGAGGCGCCCCTGCACGGGTGA
- a CDS encoding glycosyltransferase 87 family protein codes for MRTWQSPTGAGWGPTLTWRLFQLMTAVALAWAAWRLLGDNPYRIDVDVYRMGGQAWLDGRPLYADGAMFQTQGDLELPFTYPPLAAALFSPFALLTLNGASMAITAITLLLLLVSTVILLTRLDVWPTTRITGESALARRCWLAAAIVAPAVIYLEPIRSNLEFGQINVVLMALVIADCVPRRTPWPRGLLLGVAIALKLTPAVFLLYFLLRRDTRALLVTGASLIGATLIGVALAWRDSWEYWTSTVRNTDRIGNATLNTNQNITGALARLGLGEGERFVLWTVACFAVLGLTVWAARRALRAAQPVLALICVAMFGLVVSPVSWSHHWVWALPAVLVTGVLAIRLRHVALGIVSAAGLALMVWNPITLLPAHRETAASLWRQLAGGSYLWWALALIVVAGTVSARRAGQDNPTVDVSPAPAEKAPRPL; via the coding sequence ATGAGGACTTGGCAGTCGCCCACAGGGGCTGGTTGGGGACCGACGCTCACCTGGCGGCTGTTTCAGCTGATGACCGCGGTGGCGTTGGCGTGGGCGGCGTGGCGCCTGCTCGGGGACAACCCCTATCGGATCGATGTCGACGTGTACCGCATGGGCGGACAGGCCTGGCTCGACGGTCGGCCGCTCTACGCCGACGGAGCGATGTTCCAGACCCAGGGTGACCTCGAACTGCCGTTCACCTATCCCCCGCTGGCGGCGGCGCTGTTCTCGCCCTTCGCGTTGTTGACTCTCAACGGCGCGAGCATGGCCATCACGGCGATCACGCTGCTCCTGCTGCTGGTGTCGACGGTCATCCTTCTCACCCGGCTCGACGTGTGGCCCACCACCCGCATCACCGGGGAGTCGGCCCTGGCCAGGCGGTGCTGGCTGGCCGCGGCGATCGTGGCACCCGCGGTGATCTACCTGGAACCGATCCGCTCGAACCTAGAGTTCGGTCAGATCAACGTGGTGCTGATGGCGCTGGTCATCGCCGACTGTGTGCCGCGCAGAACGCCGTGGCCGAGGGGTCTGCTGCTCGGGGTCGCGATCGCGCTGAAGCTCACACCGGCGGTCTTCCTGCTGTACTTCCTGCTTCGCCGCGACACCAGGGCACTACTGGTCACCGGGGCGTCGCTGATCGGCGCGACGCTGATCGGTGTCGCGCTCGCATGGCGGGACTCGTGGGAGTACTGGACCTCGACCGTGCGCAACACCGACCGCATCGGCAACGCGACGCTGAACACCAACCAGAACATCACCGGCGCGCTGGCCCGACTCGGCCTGGGCGAAGGCGAGCGGTTCGTCCTGTGGACGGTGGCCTGTTTCGCGGTACTCGGCCTGACGGTCTGGGCTGCCCGCCGGGCGTTGCGGGCCGCCCAACCGGTGCTGGCCCTGATCTGCGTCGCGATGTTCGGGCTGGTGGTGTCGCCGGTGTCGTGGTCGCACCACTGGGTCTGGGCGCTGCCCGCAGTCCTGGTCACCGGGGTGCTGGCGATTCGGCTGCGTCACGTCGCGCTCGGGATCGTCTCCGCGGCCGGACTCGCGCTGATGGTGTGGAACCCGATCACCTTGCTGCCGGCGCATCGCGAGACCGCGGCCTCACTGTGGCGCCAGCTCGCCGGGGGGTCCTATCTCTGGTGGGCGCTCGCGCTGATCGTCGTGGCGGGAACCGTGTCCGCCCGGCGTGCCGGCCAGGACAACCCGACCGTTGATGTGTCGCCCGCACCGGCTGAGAAGGCCCCGCGCCCGCTGTGA
- a CDS encoding lysophospholipid acyltransferase family protein, with protein MWYWLFKFVFMGPLLSLLGRPKVEGLENVPQSGAVILASNHLAVADSFYKCLVVNRRITYLAKAEYFTGTGIKGRLTRWFYTSAGQVPIDRSDADAAQGALTTAERILGQGKVLGMYPEGTRSPDGRLYKGKTGLARLALQSQVPVIPVAMIGTDVVNPPGSKMWRFGRVQVKFGKPMDFSRFEGLAGNRFIERAVIDEVMYELMQMSGQEYVDLYAADVKEGKAEGALKPPTRLPEAAAG; from the coding sequence ATGTGGTATTGGCTGTTCAAGTTCGTCTTCATGGGGCCGTTGCTGAGTCTGCTCGGACGTCCGAAAGTCGAAGGGCTGGAGAATGTTCCGCAGTCCGGGGCAGTGATCCTGGCGAGTAACCACCTGGCCGTCGCCGACAGCTTCTACAAGTGCCTGGTGGTGAATCGGCGCATCACCTATCTGGCCAAGGCCGAGTACTTCACCGGCACCGGCATCAAAGGTCGGCTGACCCGTTGGTTCTACACCTCCGCCGGCCAGGTGCCGATCGACCGCTCCGACGCCGACGCCGCCCAGGGCGCTCTGACCACCGCGGAACGGATTCTCGGTCAGGGCAAGGTGCTGGGGATGTACCCCGAGGGCACCCGGTCGCCGGACGGCAGGCTCTACAAGGGAAAGACCGGGCTCGCCCGTCTGGCCCTGCAGTCGCAGGTCCCGGTCATCCCGGTGGCGATGATCGGCACCGACGTCGTCAATCCCCCCGGCAGCAAGATGTGGCGGTTCGGCCGGGTCCAGGTCAAGTTCGGCAAGCCGATGGACTTCAGCCGGTTCGAGGGGCTGGCGGGCAACCGCTTCATCGAACGGGCCGTGATCGACGAGGTCATGTACGAGCTGATGCAGATGTCGGGTCAGGAATACGTCGACCTCTACGCCGCGGACGTCAAAGAGGGAAAAGCTGAGGGAGCCCTGAAACCGCCGACGCGGCTCCCCGAAGCAGCCGCGGGCTAG